A single window of Marinobacter sp. LA51 DNA harbors:
- a CDS encoding 2OG-Fe(II) oxygenase yields the protein MEHSVVIALKDQHFEPAGSIVESVASGDELAGLPPGNADPVSGDWLDELADGLSEHGWMTLDVASALGLPLLASLASEVSLLDRSDAMKKAGIGRGTDLTRDRSVRRDRIAWLQGITAPQAALFDFFETIRAGLNQRLFLGLKRFEAHYATYQAGDFYKKHLDSFQGRASRVISLVLYLNASWRPEEGGELQVFNRENDNEVCAQVVPEAGRIAVFLSEEIPHEVLPAHRTRHSVACWFRQDEVPLPL from the coding sequence ATGGAACACTCGGTTGTTATTGCCCTTAAAGACCAACACTTTGAACCTGCCGGTTCCATTGTCGAGTCGGTTGCCAGCGGCGACGAGCTTGCCGGGCTGCCTCCTGGCAATGCCGATCCGGTATCCGGTGATTGGCTTGACGAGTTGGCCGACGGTTTAAGTGAGCACGGCTGGATGACGCTCGATGTTGCCAGTGCGCTCGGCCTCCCACTGTTGGCCAGCCTGGCCTCGGAAGTCTCATTGCTGGACAGATCCGACGCCATGAAGAAGGCAGGTATCGGCCGTGGCACCGATCTGACCCGGGATCGCTCTGTTCGCCGGGATCGGATTGCCTGGTTGCAGGGCATCACTGCGCCTCAAGCTGCCTTATTCGATTTCTTTGAGACCATTCGGGCCGGGCTCAATCAGCGCCTGTTCCTTGGACTGAAGCGCTTTGAAGCCCATTACGCCACTTATCAGGCGGGTGACTTTTACAAAAAGCACCTGGACAGCTTTCAGGGGCGAGCATCACGAGTTATCAGTCTGGTGTTGTACCTTAATGCAAGTTGGCGGCCAGAGGAGGGCGGTGAATTGCAGGTGTTCAACCGGGAAAACGATAACGAGGTCTGCGCGCAGGTTGTACCCGAAGCAGGTCGGATCGCCGTATTTCTGAGCGAAGAAATTCCCCACGAGGTATTGCCGGCACACCGCACCCGGCACAGTGTTGCCTGTTGGTTCCGACAGGATGAAGTTCCACTGCCACTGTAA
- a CDS encoding D-hexose-6-phosphate mutarotase, translating into MSESSNRPPLSLSPGQWSFTRWRTIGQLEALDVNHPLFRATVFLQGAHLTHFAPKDEPDWLWCSDTARMEPGRAIRGGVPVCWPWFGDPARNAPEVRKRIHTDKAHGFARTSLWKLEDVRESAHEVEISLSLDANEDFHDIWSGHALALITFSFSVRGCQVALTTTNMSSHPLAFSQALHSYFPTPDIGRSRVLGLGDSHYIDTLRDWEYCWQEGAVYFEGETDRIYENGAPMTIVTPSGKRKLSAVGSDSTVVWNPGPAKAATLSDFPDEAWKNMLCVETANASGDYRVLNEGQSHTLGVLIGRA; encoded by the coding sequence ATGTCTGAGAGCAGTAACCGACCGCCACTTTCTCTTTCTCCGGGCCAATGGTCCTTCACCCGCTGGCGCACTATTGGACAACTGGAGGCGCTGGACGTAAATCACCCGCTCTTTAGAGCCACGGTGTTCCTACAAGGCGCGCATCTGACCCATTTCGCCCCTAAGGACGAACCTGACTGGCTATGGTGCAGCGATACTGCCCGCATGGAACCGGGCCGCGCCATTCGAGGCGGCGTTCCAGTGTGCTGGCCCTGGTTTGGTGATCCGGCAAGAAATGCTCCGGAAGTCCGGAAGCGCATTCACACGGACAAGGCCCATGGTTTCGCCCGCACCTCGCTATGGAAGCTCGAAGACGTCCGAGAAAGCGCCCACGAGGTCGAGATCAGCCTCTCGCTCGACGCCAATGAAGATTTCCACGACATCTGGAGTGGCCACGCTCTCGCTCTCATCACCTTCAGCTTTTCTGTCCGGGGATGCCAGGTGGCACTGACCACCACCAACATGAGCAGCCACCCGCTGGCCTTTAGCCAGGCCCTGCACAGCTATTTTCCAACGCCTGATATCGGGCGCAGCCGGGTGCTTGGGCTAGGCGATAGTCATTACATAGATACGCTTCGTGATTGGGAATACTGCTGGCAGGAAGGCGCTGTTTATTTCGAGGGCGAAACCGACCGGATTTATGAGAACGGAGCGCCCATGACCATTGTGACCCCCTCGGGCAAGCGCAAACTCTCCGCGGTGGGCAGCGATTCAACGGTGGTCTGGAACCCCGGCCCAGCCAAGGCAGCGACACTCTCCGACTTTCCAGACGAGGCCTGGAAAAACATGCTGTGCGTCGAGACTGCCAATGCAAGCGGCGACTACCGCGTGCTTAATGAAGGCCAGAGCCATACGCTGGGCGTTCTGATCGGCCGCGCCTGA
- a CDS encoding lysophospholipid acyltransferase family protein, protein MSLASFIKSKLVPAELEQQVNRIRKPIGSLGYDPWGYNNEAVKYGLALTKQIYEKYFRVQAHGVEQIPSKGPVLIIANHSGQLPIDGILIGYALASRKNSPRMPRAMIERFFPTVPWLGNLLNEVGAVLGDPVNCAKMLANDEAVIVFPEGIRGSGKLYRDRYELKRFGSGFMHLAMKYNAPIVPVGVVGCEETIPAIANIKPLAKTLGIPYAPLALPVVLPAKVHLNFGAPMYFDDLEIPEDQVTERVEKVKAEISRLIDKGLSERKRLF, encoded by the coding sequence ATGAGTCTGGCGTCATTTATCAAGTCCAAGCTGGTGCCTGCAGAGCTTGAACAACAAGTGAATCGTATTCGCAAGCCCATTGGATCGCTTGGGTACGACCCGTGGGGCTATAACAACGAGGCGGTAAAATACGGCCTCGCATTGACCAAGCAAATCTACGAGAAATACTTTCGGGTTCAGGCCCATGGGGTTGAGCAAATTCCCTCCAAGGGCCCTGTACTCATTATCGCGAACCACAGCGGCCAACTTCCCATCGACGGCATACTGATTGGCTACGCACTGGCGTCCCGAAAAAACTCCCCGCGCATGCCCCGCGCCATGATCGAGCGCTTCTTCCCCACCGTGCCCTGGCTCGGAAACCTGCTGAACGAGGTCGGCGCGGTCTTGGGCGACCCGGTCAATTGCGCCAAGATGCTGGCCAACGACGAGGCCGTGATCGTCTTCCCGGAGGGTATTCGCGGCTCCGGGAAGCTCTACAGGGACCGATACGAACTCAAGCGGTTTGGCAGTGGCTTCATGCACCTGGCCATGAAATACAATGCCCCGATTGTTCCGGTCGGTGTGGTCGGTTGTGAGGAGACCATTCCTGCGATCGCAAACATCAAACCGCTGGCCAAGACTCTGGGGATTCCCTATGCACCGCTGGCTTTGCCGGTAGTCCTGCCGGCTAAAGTGCACCTCAATTTTGGCGCCCCAATGTACTTTGATGACCTTGAGATCCCCGAAGATCAGGTAACGGAGCGCGTGGAAAAGGTAAAGGCGGAGATCAGCCGGCTGATCGACAAAGGATTGAGCGAACGGAAAAGGCTTTTTTGA
- a CDS encoding SDR family oxidoreductase, producing the protein MTQHRRPHILVTGAAGALAQQVITQLRDHCDLVAVDFREQVYLGDDIPSYCIDFNKRVFEDLFRRYEFDGVIHLGRIMSSQLTRMRRYNANVLGTQKLLDLSLKYGIKRVVVLSTYHVYGAVAYNPALIDESAPLKSAGLSSDLIDSVELENLANIYLWRYPELNISILRPCNIVGPGVRNAMSTLLASERAPVLAGFSPMMQFIHIDDMADAIVLAYKKPVRGVFNVAPQDWVAYQHALKLCHCKSLPIPSVPPILPSMILRTLKLRSFPSYLMAFFKYPVVIDGRAFASEFGFNPKRQLKDIFRFYMDNKKPV; encoded by the coding sequence ATGACCCAACATCGCAGACCCCATATTCTCGTAACCGGTGCCGCCGGTGCTTTGGCTCAACAGGTCATCACTCAGCTGCGGGATCATTGTGATCTGGTGGCGGTCGATTTCCGGGAACAGGTTTATCTGGGTGACGATATCCCCAGCTACTGCATCGATTTCAACAAGCGGGTCTTCGAAGACCTGTTCCGACGCTACGAGTTCGACGGTGTCATCCACCTCGGGCGGATCATGTCGAGCCAGCTCACCCGGATGCGCCGCTATAACGCCAATGTACTGGGAACCCAGAAGCTTCTTGATCTCAGCCTGAAATACGGCATCAAGCGGGTTGTAGTGTTATCGACCTATCACGTGTACGGCGCAGTAGCGTACAACCCCGCCCTGATCGACGAGTCAGCCCCACTGAAGAGCGCCGGACTCAGCTCCGACCTGATCGACTCGGTTGAGCTGGAAAACCTGGCGAACATCTATCTCTGGCGCTACCCGGAACTGAACATTTCCATTCTCAGGCCCTGCAATATCGTAGGCCCCGGGGTCAGAAATGCCATGAGTACACTATTGGCAAGCGAACGGGCACCCGTTTTGGCGGGCTTTTCGCCAATGATGCAGTTCATCCATATCGACGACATGGCCGACGCCATTGTGCTGGCCTATAAAAAACCGGTACGCGGTGTCTTCAATGTCGCCCCTCAGGACTGGGTTGCCTATCAACACGCGCTGAAACTTTGTCACTGTAAAAGCCTGCCAATCCCTTCGGTGCCACCGATTCTTCCGTCCATGATTCTACGCACACTGAAACTGAGAAGTTTTCCGTCGTACCTGATGGCATTTTTCAAGTATCCTGTAGTTATCGACGGTAGAGCATTCGCAAGTGAGTTTGGTTTTAATCCCAAGCGACAGCTCAAAGACATCTTCCGGTTTTACATGGATAACAAAAAACCGGTGTAG
- the prsK gene encoding XrtA/PEP-CTERM system histidine kinase PrsK gives MLSDFSVISHVAAALTFGLLAVLVVTRYTRRDIDRALFLAAIVTTLWSSALIIQSFWGFPSFFIRYLLELLRYSAWILLLFAMLRNSFRQGSLTGQLKQILGVSTVVLLVLLVGFGMLEYVFGLSILSGKTRLLGQIALSLLGLSLVEQIWRNSPGFGRSSMKYLCISIATLFAFDFFMYADALLFGQVSDSFWNARGFVNALLVPLFAINVINTRKQPVDFQLSRSAVFHAGTLVFAGGYLLCLAVGGYYVRVLGGDWGDALQVLFFTISLVFLATLVLSRRIRAKLMVRISKNFFDYKYDYREEWLKMTRELANLSDDPPLPERVTRILAGLVESNSGAIWLKDDRGSFTLKASLNTPIAKYTDIESDSDLVRLFNHRDWIVNLREYRADPVAYDLLEIPEAIANIPDAWLVIPLYLDNELYGIAMVGAPYAPVELNWENFDLVKVVARQTCNLLAQADAQHRLSRAMQFEAVSKASAFMIHDLKTVISQLSLLVKNAPKHRHNPAFIDDMIDTTDHAVRKMSNLVDHMRRPTSDDSGEQQLLDLTGLVVSLLEHYSQSRPSPRLEGNPPQALVLADEEQLRSVLGHLIQNAKDATPAEGEITLSLKIARGNVALFIHDSGCGMTEEFINCQLFKPFESTKGLTGMGIGAYQAREYVQRVGGNIDVTSEPGVGSCFSIRIPLANVPAMSAPEPREFIDNAPAQPRQNAN, from the coding sequence ATGCTAAGCGACTTCAGTGTTATCAGCCACGTGGCGGCCGCCCTGACCTTCGGGTTGTTGGCGGTGCTTGTAGTTACGCGTTACACCCGGCGAGACATTGATCGCGCCCTGTTCCTGGCTGCCATCGTGACCACCCTCTGGTCTTCGGCGCTGATCATACAAAGCTTTTGGGGCTTCCCAAGCTTCTTTATCCGTTATCTTCTAGAGCTCCTGAGGTACAGCGCCTGGATTCTGCTGCTGTTCGCAATGCTCAGGAATTCGTTTCGCCAAGGTAGCCTTACCGGGCAATTAAAACAGATATTGGGTGTTTCAACGGTTGTCCTGCTGGTGCTTCTGGTGGGCTTCGGGATGCTGGAGTACGTGTTTGGCCTCTCCATCCTGAGCGGCAAAACCCGACTGCTGGGACAGATTGCCCTGTCGTTGCTCGGGCTGTCACTGGTCGAGCAAATCTGGCGCAACTCTCCGGGATTTGGCCGATCCAGCATGAAATACCTGTGTATTAGCATTGCCACCCTGTTCGCTTTCGACTTCTTCATGTACGCCGATGCCCTGTTGTTTGGCCAGGTATCTGATTCGTTCTGGAATGCCCGGGGCTTTGTGAATGCCCTTCTGGTTCCGCTGTTTGCAATCAACGTCATAAACACCCGCAAACAGCCGGTCGACTTTCAGCTTTCCCGGTCCGCGGTATTTCACGCTGGCACCCTGGTGTTCGCTGGCGGCTACCTTCTGTGCCTGGCGGTAGGTGGCTACTATGTCAGGGTGCTCGGAGGCGACTGGGGCGATGCGCTGCAGGTTCTGTTTTTCACCATTTCACTGGTGTTTCTAGCTACCCTGGTTCTCTCCCGCCGAATCCGGGCCAAATTGATGGTGCGGATCAGCAAGAACTTTTTCGACTACAAATATGATTACCGCGAAGAATGGCTAAAAATGACCCGTGAACTGGCCAATCTGAGCGATGACCCGCCTCTGCCAGAACGGGTAACGAGAATTCTGGCCGGCCTGGTTGAGAGCAACTCCGGTGCAATCTGGCTCAAGGACGATCGGGGCAGCTTTACCTTGAAAGCGTCGCTGAATACGCCAATCGCGAAATACACGGACATTGAATCAGACTCGGACCTGGTTCGCCTGTTCAATCATCGCGACTGGATAGTGAACCTTCGGGAGTACCGCGCCGACCCGGTGGCCTACGATCTACTCGAAATTCCTGAGGCAATTGCCAACATACCGGATGCCTGGCTGGTTATTCCGCTATATCTGGATAATGAGCTCTACGGCATTGCGATGGTGGGCGCGCCCTACGCGCCGGTAGAGCTCAACTGGGAAAACTTCGATCTGGTGAAAGTTGTGGCCCGGCAGACCTGCAACCTTCTGGCCCAGGCGGATGCCCAGCATCGGCTATCGCGCGCCATGCAGTTTGAAGCCGTAAGTAAGGCCTCGGCCTTTATGATTCACGACCTCAAAACGGTCATCTCTCAGTTGTCCCTTCTGGTTAAAAATGCCCCCAAGCATCGTCATAACCCTGCCTTCATTGACGACATGATCGACACCACAGACCATGCGGTCCGGAAAATGTCGAACCTGGTTGACCATATGCGCCGCCCTACCAGCGACGATAGCGGTGAACAGCAATTACTGGATTTAACCGGCCTGGTTGTGAGTCTGCTTGAACACTACAGCCAGTCTCGCCCCAGCCCCCGCCTCGAAGGCAACCCGCCTCAAGCCCTGGTACTGGCGGATGAGGAACAGCTGCGCAGTGTCCTGGGCCATCTCATTCAAAACGCCAAGGACGCGACGCCAGCGGAAGGTGAAATCACTCTGTCTCTGAAGATCGCCCGGGGCAATGTGGCGTTATTCATTCACGACTCAGGCTGCGGAATGACCGAGGAATTTATCAATTGTCAGCTGTTCAAACCGTTCGAGAGTACCAAGGGCCTGACCGGAATGGGCATTGGGGCCTATCAGGCGCGGGAGTACGTGCAGAGGGTGGGTGGCAACATCGACGTAACCAGTGAGCCTGGCGTCGGTTCCTGCTTCTCGATTCGGATACCACTGGCGAACGTCCCTGCCATGTCCGCTCCGGAGCCCCGAGAGTTTATCGATAATGCTCCGGCACAGCCGAGGCAAAACGCCAATTAG